The following proteins are co-located in the Anomalospiza imberbis isolate Cuckoo-Finch-1a 21T00152 chromosome 1, ASM3175350v1, whole genome shotgun sequence genome:
- the TNFRSF11A gene encoding tumor necrosis factor receptor superfamily member 11A isoform X3: MPVPSGCWLLLLCLAAAGEQLSLQITPPCESEQHYEYSGRCCRKCEPGKYLSARCTATSESVCQPCGPNEYMDVWNEEDKCLLHKICDQGKALREVNPGNSTFQRQCACTMGYHWNEDCDCCQRNTMCAPGLGVKPPMQQDRDTMCIPCPRGYFSKVSSSTDECKSWTNCTALGMEESVPGTDKSDAVCKERKMPEPSEDGTKRILYVLIVILFFVTLIGIVVFIVYYKKKGKKLTADLQSWANEVCSQIKGTKEPPRDALVTVNITNAPVPQTTEGTCLLVPSGSPVPGKSCCTSGHTPCRNESPSTEPCEAGEFSVVTETDDYQFPPVPTEDEYMDKDLNNTDYLSLLSQTASKTVSSFLQPVEAGENDSLNQYFSGIGSTEDVSVSQGFHPPSNTDGAHIATDQLLQKSCQHAHSCLKETGHKDTDNFATNCDSEKICVRCGILYRESPQKCYKPCCAAADSTSTSPETGSCAQCTCGLNFLSAGQSTLANNLGMEDAPLDSTNVKYQNTNRSTSGTHRSTSGTNSSTSELPPASGNVTGNSNSTFISSGQVMNFKGDIIVVYLSQNSQEGTTASSGLSEENVGSPVQEENLSRCETFAGNAQHYKEKCAELQGACPAPGSGGPRWPGGTLAQEWGPSCSGLGSQPVQEEGKLGHFSEKVLN, encoded by the exons ctgtCACTACAAATCACTCCGCCGTGTGAGAGCGAACAACACTATGAGTACTCTGGACGGTGCTGCAGGAAGTGTGAGCCAG GGAAGTATTTGTCTGCTAGATGCACTGCTACTTCTGAAAGCGTGTGCCAGCCGTGTGGCCCGAATGAGTATATGGATGTCTGGAATGAAGAAGATAAATGCTTGCTACATAAAATATGTGATCAAG GGAAGGCCTTGAGAGAAGTGAACCCAGGGAACAGCACGTTCCAGCGGCAGTGTGCTTGTACGATGGGTTACCACTGGAACGAGGACTGCGACTGCTGTCAGCGAAATACCATGTGTGCTCCTGGACTTGGAGTCAAGCCTCCCA TGCAACAAGACAGGGACACAATGTGCATACCATGTCCCAGAGGCTACTTCTCAAAGGTGTCTTCATCCACCGACGAGTGTAAATCCTGGACCAA CTGTACAGCTCTAGGAATGGAAGAAAGTGTGCCTGGGACTGACAAGTCTGATGCAGTTTGTAAAGAACGGAAGATGCCTGAGCCATCAGAAGATG GAACAAAGAGGATCTTGTACGTGTTGATTGTCATCTTGTTTTTCGTGACACTAATTGGCATTGTCGTCTTCATTGTATACTAcaagaagaaggggaaaaagctGACAG CAGATCTACAGAGCTGGGCTAATGAAGTGTGCAGCCAAATAAAAGGAACAAAG gaACCCCCCAGAGATGCACTTGTTACTGTGAACATCACAAATGCTCCTGTCCCCCAGACCACTGAAGGCACATGTCTCCTGGTCCCCTCGGGCTCTCCTGTCCCTGGAAAATCATGCTGCACCTCTGGTCACACTCCCTGCAGGAATGagagccccagcacagagccttGTGAGGCAGGAGAGTTTTCTGTGGTAACCGAGACTGATGATTACCAGTTCCCACCAGTTCCCACGGAAGACGAGTACATGGATAAGGATCTCAATAACACTGATTATTTATCTTTACTAAGTCAGACTGCTAGTAAGACCGTGTCATCATTTTTACAACCAGTGGAGGCAGGGGAGAATGATAGCTTGAACCAGTACTTTTCAGGTATTGGGAGCACAGAGGATGTATCAGTCTCTCAAGGCTTTCACCCTCCCTCCAACACAGATGGGGCACACATTGCCACGGACCAGCTTCTACAGAAATCTTGCCAACATGCCCACAGTTGCCTGAAGGAAACCGGCCACAAAGACACAGATAATTTTGCAACAAACTGTGACTCAGAGAAGATCTGTGTGAGGTGTGGCATTTTGTACAGAGAATCTCCCCAAAAGTGTTACAAACCCTGTTGTGCTGCAGCTGACAGCACCTCCACCTCCCCAGAAACTGGTTCCTGTGCCCAGTGCACCTGTGGTTtgaattttctctctgctgGTCAGAGTACTCTAGCAAACAATCTTGGTATGGAAGATGCACCTTTAGATAGTACCAATGTGAAGTACCAGAACACAAACAGAAGCACTTCAGGGACACACAGAAGCACTTCAGGGACAAACAGCAGCACTTCAGAGCTCCCTCCAGCATCTG GAAATGTGACTGGAAACAGTAACTCCACCTTTATTTCAAGTGGACAAGTAATGAATTTCAAGGGCGACATCATTGTTGTCTACCTTAGCCAAAACTCTCAGGAGGGGACAACAGCCTCCTCAGGGCTGAGCGAGGAGAACGTGGGCAGCCCCGTGCAGGAGGAGAACCTCAGCCGCTGCGAGACTTTCGCCGGCAATGCCCAGCACTACAAGGAGAAGTGTGCGGAGCTGCAGGgcgcctgcccagccccagggagtgGGGGGCCACGGTGGCCTGGTGGAACCCTGGCCCAGGAGTGGGGCCCGTCCTGCAGTGGACTAGGCTCCCAGCCTGTACAGGAGGAAGGGAAGCTGGGACACTTCTCGGAGAAGGTGTTGAACTGA